From a single Natronorubrum tibetense GA33 genomic region:
- a CDS encoding Tfx family DNA-binding protein translates to MIDEVEELLEEIGFDAETSVLTRRQAQVLALRERGTSQADIADALGTSRANVSSIESSGRENLEKARETVAFAEALRAPVRVRVPEGTDLYDVPQLVYEACDEKGVKVDHTAPDLMKVVSDAAGAAVSGREISTPLIVGVTAEGTVRVRHQQ, encoded by the coding sequence GTGATCGACGAGGTCGAGGAGTTACTCGAGGAGATCGGGTTCGACGCCGAGACGAGCGTACTGACGCGCCGGCAGGCCCAGGTGCTTGCGCTTCGCGAGCGTGGCACCTCCCAGGCGGATATCGCCGACGCGCTCGGAACCTCGCGAGCGAACGTCTCCTCGATCGAGTCGAGCGGCCGCGAGAACCTCGAGAAGGCCCGCGAGACGGTCGCTTTCGCCGAGGCGTTGCGGGCACCGGTTCGCGTCCGCGTCCCGGAGGGAACCGACCTCTACGATGTGCCACAACTCGTCTACGAGGCCTGCGACGAGAAGGGCGTCAAGGTCGACCACACCGCGCCTGACCTGATGAAGGTCGTCAGCGACGCCGCGGGCGCTGCGGTGTCGGGCCGCGAGATCTCGACGCCGCTGATCGTCGGTGTCACTGCCGAGGGGACGGTTCGCGTGCGCCACCAGCAGTGA
- a CDS encoding 5-oxoprolinase subunit B family protein, giving the protein MSEQTITRQELPSPRYEYGGDDWVFVELDEAMSFDANFKAQAITQEIRQNSLEGLVEVAPSNASYLIQFDPAVLHPDELIEELKSLEDEIDVSDYQWEARVFDIPVFYDDPWTHDTLMDFRERHQDPDATDLEYSAELNGFDSVEAFIDHHSGAPHMVTMIGFVPGLPFCFQMVPRDEQIEVPKYEQPRTATPSRAIGFGGAFTAIYPVPGAGGYQLYGRTPVEVLDVDQELSAFEDSMVLPNPGDILNFRQIDREEYDAIREEVEDGSYEYNYDRVDFEPQAFFEDPDGYNEQLLEVLE; this is encoded by the coding sequence ATGAGCGAACAAACGATAACGAGGCAAGAGCTTCCGTCACCACGGTACGAGTACGGCGGGGACGACTGGGTGTTCGTCGAACTCGACGAGGCGATGAGCTTCGATGCGAACTTCAAGGCGCAGGCGATCACGCAGGAGATCCGCCAGAACAGTCTCGAGGGGCTCGTCGAGGTCGCGCCGTCGAACGCCTCCTACCTGATCCAGTTCGATCCGGCCGTGTTGCATCCGGACGAACTGATCGAGGAACTGAAATCGCTCGAGGACGAGATCGACGTCTCCGACTACCAGTGGGAGGCCCGCGTGTTCGATATCCCGGTCTTCTACGACGATCCGTGGACTCACGACACACTGATGGACTTCCGGGAGCGCCACCAGGATCCGGACGCGACGGACCTCGAATACTCCGCAGAACTCAACGGCTTCGACTCCGTCGAGGCGTTTATCGATCATCACTCGGGTGCGCCGCACATGGTGACGATGATCGGCTTCGTTCCCGGACTCCCCTTCTGTTTCCAGATGGTACCCCGCGACGAGCAGATCGAGGTGCCAAAGTACGAACAGCCGCGGACGGCGACGCCGAGCCGAGCGATCGGCTTCGGCGGTGCGTTCACCGCCATCTACCCCGTCCCCGGCGCGGGCGGTTACCAGCTCTACGGTCGAACGCCCGTCGAGGTACTCGACGTCGACCAGGAGCTGTCGGCGTTCGAGGACTCGATGGTGCTCCCCAACCCGGGTGACATCCTCAACTTCCGCCAGATCGACCGCGAGGAGTACGACGCGATCCGCGAAGAAGTGGAGGACGGCAGCTACGAGTACAACTACGATCGAGTCGACTTCGAGCCCCAAGCGTTCTTCGAGGACCCAGACGGCTACAACGAGCAGCTTCTGGAGGTGCTCGAGTAA
- a CDS encoding TRAM domain-containing protein — protein MADCPLADDCPSFSERISGMGCSHYGDRGGKEWCNHYGQPIQDLKTQPVKAGEEVVVDVVDMHESGAGVGRTEDGFIVMVDGVLPEARARVEITRVHSNHARAEELELLPMDPDEAGEETGDTDASDDSDDEDGDDDGDGDASAEADDNSRESAAEKRERLGSRENFWGS, from the coding sequence ATGGCAGACTGTCCACTTGCCGACGACTGTCCGAGCTTCTCCGAGCGGATCTCGGGAATGGGGTGTAGCCACTACGGTGATCGGGGTGGCAAGGAGTGGTGCAATCACTACGGCCAGCCGATCCAGGACTTGAAGACCCAGCCCGTCAAAGCGGGCGAGGAGGTCGTCGTCGACGTCGTCGACATGCACGAGAGCGGCGCCGGCGTCGGTCGAACCGAGGACGGGTTCATCGTCATGGTCGACGGCGTCCTGCCGGAGGCTCGCGCCCGCGTCGAAATCACGCGCGTCCACAGCAACCACGCCCGCGCGGAGGAGCTCGAACTCCTCCCGATGGACCCGGATGAAGCGGGTGAAGAGACCGGAGATACCGACGCGAGCGACGATTCCGACGACGAAGATGGCGATGACGATGGTGACGGAGACGCCTCGGCAGAGGCGGACGACAACTCGAGGGAGTCCGCGGCCGAGAAACGCGAACGTCTCGGCAGTCGCGAGAATTTCTGGGGCTCGTAA
- a CDS encoding bacterio-opsin activator domain-containing protein — MVDEWRSIETELEGISDERSELEDAFARVSDALYTLDADLRYTLVNDRARSLFDPFAEDAADESASPNESENAASESVTGRLESLFGDAHERAFERQRQLSVEVHDDGSDRWFEARCYPDTSGVTVLVADATERKRRKRELEEGNRRLRSIFEDAHDAILVGDENEIVAANPAASELLGVDRSEISGRSLKEFIHDDHDVPSAWETFLERGRLRGSFSLVRPDGTERIVEYNAVANVLPGTHLSILRDVTEARQREAELERQRERLAALDHVNGVVREINDAVVTGSTRAHLERVTCESLADSPSYEFAFIGDVDVKSESISHRVEAGIDGYVESIPLSTDSDDPSGRGPAGKAIRTRTIQVSNDVFADPDFEPWREDAREHGYESAAAIPITYDSALYGILGITSERRNAFTDEERDVVAQLGEILGHAIAALERKRVLLGDDLIELELVIDDAVAMFDGPDMTGHSIWFDRVVRTGDEQFLEYGRTAAETFPLLEEIVECVPHWDEVSVLQRSAGDVKFELAITSPPMFGVIDAYGGYVEAAAIHDGEYTTTVHFPTGTDVRAVMDELTEVYPSIRTVARRQISPSSKSLEQLQAKLAEALTDRQRTALEMAYYGGYFEWPRDNSGEEIAESMDVTAATFHEHLRAAQHKLITTILDDAETAGEDATDDR; from the coding sequence ATGGTCGACGAGTGGCGATCGATCGAGACCGAACTCGAGGGGATTTCGGACGAGCGGAGCGAACTCGAGGATGCGTTCGCCCGCGTCTCCGACGCCCTCTACACGCTGGATGCCGACCTGCGGTATACCCTCGTCAACGACCGAGCCAGGTCTCTTTTCGATCCGTTCGCCGAGGACGCAGCCGACGAGTCCGCGAGCCCGAACGAGTCCGAAAACGCGGCGTCGGAATCCGTGACGGGCCGTCTCGAGTCGCTCTTCGGCGACGCACACGAACGCGCGTTCGAGCGCCAGCGTCAGCTCTCCGTCGAAGTGCATGACGACGGCAGCGACCGCTGGTTCGAGGCGCGGTGTTATCCAGACACCTCCGGCGTGACCGTTCTCGTCGCCGACGCCACCGAGCGCAAGCGCCGTAAACGCGAACTCGAGGAAGGCAACAGGCGGCTTCGATCGATCTTCGAGGACGCACACGACGCGATTCTCGTCGGCGACGAGAACGAGATCGTCGCCGCCAACCCGGCCGCGAGCGAGCTGTTGGGAGTCGACCGGTCGGAAATTTCCGGACGCTCGCTCAAGGAGTTTATTCACGACGACCACGACGTTCCTTCGGCCTGGGAAACGTTTCTCGAACGGGGACGGCTCCGCGGTTCGTTCTCGCTGGTTCGACCCGACGGGACGGAACGGATCGTCGAGTACAACGCCGTCGCCAACGTGTTGCCCGGCACGCACCTCTCGATTCTCCGGGATGTTACCGAGGCCCGACAGCGCGAAGCGGAACTCGAGCGCCAGCGCGAGCGCCTGGCGGCGCTCGACCACGTCAACGGCGTCGTCCGCGAGATCAACGACGCCGTCGTCACCGGATCGACGCGGGCTCACCTCGAGCGCGTCACCTGCGAGTCGCTTGCCGACTCGCCGTCCTACGAGTTCGCGTTCATCGGGGACGTCGACGTCAAATCGGAGTCGATCAGTCACCGCGTTGAAGCGGGGATCGACGGCTACGTCGAGTCGATCCCACTCTCGACGGATTCCGACGATCCGTCCGGCCGCGGCCCGGCCGGAAAAGCGATTCGAACCCGGACGATTCAGGTATCGAACGATGTCTTTGCGGATCCCGACTTCGAACCGTGGCGCGAGGACGCCCGGGAACACGGCTACGAGTCGGCTGCCGCGATCCCGATCACGTACGACAGCGCACTGTACGGTATCCTCGGAATCACCAGCGAGCGTCGAAACGCGTTCACCGACGAGGAGCGAGACGTCGTCGCCCAACTCGGCGAAATTCTGGGCCACGCCATCGCCGCCCTCGAGCGCAAACGGGTCCTGCTCGGCGACGATCTGATCGAACTCGAACTCGTCATCGACGATGCGGTCGCGATGTTCGACGGCCCCGACATGACCGGCCACTCGATCTGGTTCGACCGAGTCGTCCGGACCGGCGACGAGCAGTTCCTCGAGTACGGGAGGACGGCCGCCGAGACGTTTCCGCTGCTCGAGGAGATCGTCGAGTGCGTCCCCCACTGGGACGAGGTGTCGGTGCTGCAGCGGTCGGCCGGCGACGTAAAATTCGAGTTGGCAATCACCTCGCCGCCGATGTTCGGGGTCATCGACGCCTACGGCGGCTACGTCGAGGCGGCGGCGATCCACGACGGCGAGTACACTACGACGGTCCACTTTCCAACCGGGACGGACGTTCGCGCTGTCATGGACGAACTGACGGAAGTCTATCCCAGCATCCGAACCGTCGCTCGGCGTCAGATATCCCCCTCAAGCAAGTCACTGGAGCAACTCCAGGCGAAACTGGCCGAGGCGTTAACCGACCGCCAGCGGACCGCCCTCGAGATGGCCTACTACGGCGGTTACTTCGAGTGGCCCCGCGACAACTCGGGCGAGGAAATCGCCGAGTCAATGGACGTGACGGCTGCGACGTTTCACGAGCACCTCCGGGCGGCCCAGCACAAACTCATTACGACGATCCTCGACGACGCGGAGACGGCGGGGGAGGACGCAACCGACGATCGCTGA
- a CDS encoding LamB/YcsF family protein, with amino-acid sequence MTAIDINCDMGESFGNWTMGRDGEVMPYITSANIAGGYHAGDPHVMRETVELAAEHDVGIGIHPGLPDKMGFGRRTMDATPEEVRDYVVYQLGALLAFAKRHGASVQHVKPHGAMYSMLSESEAHCRAVMEGILEVDPDLIYLATDMNIYEVAQEYDELDAVFEGYVDLDYNPDRTLIVEKSVEPKDPELVADRVVSIASRGEVEAVDGTTIDVPASSICIHGDGPNAVELLESIHERLEAEEIELARLDELV; translated from the coding sequence ATGACTGCAATCGATATCAACTGCGACATGGGCGAGAGCTTCGGCAACTGGACGATGGGACGCGACGGCGAGGTGATGCCGTACATCACCTCTGCAAACATCGCCGGCGGCTACCACGCGGGCGACCCCCACGTCATGCGCGAGACCGTCGAACTCGCGGCGGAACACGACGTGGGAATCGGGATCCACCCCGGCCTCCCGGACAAGATGGGCTTCGGCCGTCGAACGATGGACGCGACGCCCGAGGAGGTTCGCGACTACGTCGTCTACCAGTTGGGGGCGCTGCTAGCGTTCGCAAAGCGCCACGGCGCGAGCGTCCAGCACGTCAAACCCCACGGCGCGATGTACTCGATGCTCTCCGAGAGCGAAGCGCACTGTCGGGCCGTCATGGAGGGCATCCTCGAGGTCGATCCAGACCTCATCTACCTGGCAACCGATATGAACATCTACGAAGTCGCCCAGGAGTACGACGAACTAGACGCCGTCTTCGAGGGCTACGTCGACCTCGATTACAACCCCGACCGAACCCTGATCGTCGAGAAATCCGTCGAGCCGAAGGATCCAGAGCTGGTCGCGGATCGCGTCGTCTCTATCGCGAGCCGCGGCGAGGTCGAAGCCGTCGACGGCACCACGATCGACGTCCCCGCATCGTCGATCTGTATCCACGGCGACGGCCCGAACGCCGTCGAACTGCTCGAGTCGATCCACGAGCGACTCGAGGCGGAAGAAATCGAACTGGCTCGCCTCGACGAACTGGTGTAA
- a CDS encoding electron transfer flavoprotein subunit beta/FixA family protein, whose protein sequence is MKILVTVKEVATVEDEFEIEGTEIADQYLGADLNEWDDYAVEEAVQLQEAGIADEVVTVTIGPEDCEQTIRQALAKGADRAVRVWDDSLEGIDLLDVNAKTQILSAVVEEEDPDLVLTGVQAGDDSFAATGVSIAEQIGAQWGAVVNHLEHDFDGGVASVRRELEGGVEELTDIELPAVLTIQTGINEPRYASLRGIRQAQRKELDVRGLADLGVDEGEIEGDLTLTDMYEPESESDATIWEGSSEETAAELGEMLRDKGVAP, encoded by the coding sequence ATGAAAATCCTCGTTACGGTCAAAGAAGTCGCGACCGTCGAAGACGAGTTCGAGATCGAGGGTACTGAGATCGCGGATCAGTACCTCGGTGCCGACCTCAACGAGTGGGACGATTACGCCGTCGAAGAGGCCGTCCAGCTCCAAGAGGCCGGCATCGCCGACGAAGTCGTCACGGTTACCATCGGTCCGGAAGACTGCGAACAAACAATCCGTCAAGCGCTTGCGAAGGGTGCCGACCGCGCCGTCCGCGTCTGGGACGACTCGCTGGAAGGGATCGACCTGCTCGACGTCAACGCGAAGACCCAGATCCTGAGCGCCGTCGTCGAGGAAGAGGATCCCGACCTCGTCCTCACCGGCGTCCAGGCCGGCGACGACAGCTTCGCCGCGACCGGCGTCTCTATCGCCGAACAGATCGGCGCCCAGTGGGGTGCCGTCGTCAACCACCTCGAGCACGACTTCGACGGTGGCGTCGCCTCCGTGCGACGCGAACTCGAGGGCGGCGTCGAGGAGCTGACCGATATCGAGCTCCCCGCCGTGTTGACGATCCAGACGGGTATCAACGAGCCCCGCTACGCGAGCCTGCGCGGCATCCGTCAGGCCCAGCGCAAGGAACTCGATGTCCGGGGACTCGCCGACCTCGGCGTCGACGAGGGCGAGATCGAAGGCGATCTCACGCTCACGGACATGTACGAGCCCGAGAGCGAGAGCGACGCGACGATCTGGGAAGGAAGCTCCGAAGAGACCGCCGCCGAGTTAGGTGAGATGCTTCGCGACAAGGGGGTGGCACCATGA
- the nadE gene encoding NAD(+) synthase: MTDDAAAVGRARDDELPREDDGLATGPDALARLQEVVPAFIEAQVDEAGADGVVIALDGELVSTVTATLAVDALGSDRVTGLVLPAYMNQEAAARDAEAIASVLDIEYSRVPLQPLLGAFQEVVGMTAQPADDLVAMENVAARLRMACSYYVANTTNALVVGTATRTDRFLGTLTKHADTGVDCLPLGDLYATEVRALADALEIPTDLVAPSASPGVGAGQSAGDELEIEPKTVDRVLRLSVDEGVDVAAVAERVGVDAAAVERIADWYASMRHKRQLPPTPATRAGSERPF; encoded by the coding sequence ATGACTGACGACGCCGCTGCGGTCGGTCGCGCTCGAGATGACGAACTCCCGCGAGAGGACGACGGCCTCGCCACCGGTCCCGACGCGCTGGCGCGGCTGCAGGAGGTCGTCCCGGCGTTCATCGAAGCACAGGTCGACGAGGCGGGCGCCGACGGCGTTGTAATCGCCCTCGACGGCGAACTCGTGTCGACGGTCACCGCCACGCTCGCCGTGGACGCGCTCGGTTCGGACCGCGTTACCGGGCTCGTCCTCCCGGCCTACATGAATCAGGAGGCGGCGGCGCGAGACGCGGAGGCCATCGCGTCCGTACTGGATATCGAGTACAGTCGCGTCCCGCTCCAGCCGTTGCTCGGCGCGTTTCAGGAGGTTGTCGGCATGACTGCTCAGCCGGCCGACGATCTCGTCGCGATGGAGAACGTCGCCGCCCGACTGCGGATGGCCTGTTCGTACTACGTCGCGAACACGACGAACGCGCTGGTCGTCGGGACGGCGACGCGAACCGACCGCTTTCTCGGGACGCTGACGAAACACGCCGATACCGGGGTCGACTGTCTCCCGCTGGGCGATCTGTACGCGACCGAGGTCCGAGCGCTCGCCGACGCGCTCGAGATTCCCACGGATCTCGTTGCACCGTCCGCGTCCCCTGGTGTTGGCGCAGGTCAGTCCGCGGGTGATGAACTCGAGATCGAGCCGAAAACCGTGGACCGCGTCCTCCGATTATCCGTCGACGAGGGAGTCGACGTCGCGGCCGTCGCCGAACGGGTCGGTGTCGACGCTGCGGCGGTCGAACGGATCGCGGACTGGTACGCCAGCATGCGGCACAAACGGCAACTCCCTCCGACGCCGGCGACTCGAGCGGGGTCCGAACGTCCGTTCTAG
- a CDS encoding MBL fold metallo-hydrolase: protein MDRISLSNSAFEGDNNAYLFADGRETVLIDTGDWMETTREQLEAAFDERGLAFADVDRIFLTHWHGDHTGLAGPIQAESGAEVYAHEADAALIEGDEDAWEEMHELQEQYFDDWRMPEEKQAVLRERMASAGGTNESPTVTTFEDGDRFSLDGYDHDLEAVHTSGHAAGLSMFETTLEGRREVVSGDALLPVYTPNVGGADVRVDRPLEKYLRALQKIVDAEYDRAWPGHRDPIDDPAGRAQYIIDHHEERSFRVLDALDRKGPCDTWTVSADLFGELESIHILHGPGESYAHLEHLERAGTVVREGAEYRLADGVSEVLAAKDDERWTLEY, encoded by the coding sequence ATGGATCGGATTTCGTTGTCGAATTCGGCGTTCGAAGGTGACAACAACGCGTACCTCTTCGCGGACGGGCGGGAGACGGTGCTGATCGATACCGGGGACTGGATGGAAACGACGCGCGAGCAACTCGAGGCCGCCTTCGACGAGCGCGGACTCGCGTTCGCCGACGTCGATCGGATCTTCCTCACCCACTGGCACGGCGACCACACCGGGCTAGCGGGGCCGATTCAGGCCGAGAGCGGAGCCGAGGTATACGCCCACGAGGCTGACGCGGCGCTGATCGAGGGCGACGAGGACGCTTGGGAGGAGATGCACGAGTTGCAGGAACAGTACTTCGACGACTGGCGGATGCCCGAGGAAAAACAGGCGGTCCTCCGCGAGCGGATGGCGTCCGCCGGCGGCACGAACGAGTCGCCGACCGTGACGACGTTCGAAGACGGCGATCGATTCTCGCTCGACGGCTACGACCACGACCTCGAGGCCGTCCACACCTCCGGGCACGCGGCGGGGCTCTCGATGTTCGAGACGACGCTCGAGGGCCGCCGTGAGGTCGTCTCCGGCGACGCGCTGTTGCCAGTGTACACGCCGAACGTCGGCGGCGCCGACGTCCGCGTCGACCGGCCGCTCGAGAAGTACCTCCGCGCGCTCCAGAAAATCGTCGACGCGGAGTACGACCGCGCGTGGCCGGGTCACCGCGATCCGATCGACGACCCCGCGGGCCGGGCCCAGTACATCATCGACCACCACGAGGAACGCTCGTTTCGGGTGCTCGACGCGCTTGATCGCAAGGGCCCCTGCGATACGTGGACCGTTAGCGCCGACCTGTTCGGCGAACTCGAGAGCATCCACATCCTCCACGGGCCCGGCGAGTCCTACGCCCACCTCGAGCATCTCGAGCGCGCGGGAACCGTCGTTCGCGAGGGCGCCGAGTACCGGTTGGCCGACGGCGTGAGCGAGGTACTCGCCGCGAAAGACGACGAGCGCTGGACCCTCGAGTACTGA
- a CDS encoding 5-oxoprolinase subunit C family protein, whose protein sequence is MRILDGGLVTTVQDTGRHGHYHIGMPPSGAMDQFAHKVGNWLVGNDESDATLEMTYMGADVEFEDDAVFAVTGADMEPTLEDEPVPTWTAVQADAGDTLSLEFATEGARTYLAVAGGVDIEPVMGSRSTYTLIGIGGHEGRSLEAGDELPIGEPSADIDDVIGNSIDEADRPDYSTNEINVVMGLCDYRLTDEGRQRFLDADWKVSDEADRVGYRFEGPDIREMFEEREQPFGAGTDVTNVVDLGYPVGSIQMAGQPIILMRDAVTGGGYTTVGTIVSPDRGALSQCRTHSTVDFNAVDVEEALEIRRERDELLADIQESL, encoded by the coding sequence ATGCGGATTCTCGACGGTGGACTCGTCACGACGGTCCAGGACACCGGCCGCCACGGCCACTACCACATCGGGATGCCGCCCTCCGGCGCGATGGACCAGTTCGCCCACAAAGTGGGCAACTGGCTCGTCGGCAACGACGAATCCGACGCGACGCTCGAGATGACCTACATGGGCGCGGACGTCGAGTTCGAGGACGACGCCGTATTCGCCGTTACGGGCGCGGATATGGAGCCTACACTCGAGGACGAACCGGTCCCGACGTGGACGGCCGTGCAGGCCGACGCGGGCGATACGCTCAGTCTCGAGTTCGCGACGGAAGGCGCGCGAACGTACCTCGCCGTCGCCGGCGGCGTCGACATCGAGCCGGTGATGGGGAGTCGGTCGACGTACACCCTGATCGGCATCGGCGGCCACGAGGGCCGATCGCTCGAGGCGGGAGACGAACTGCCGATCGGGGAGCCCTCGGCAGACATTGACGACGTGATCGGGAACTCGATCGACGAGGCGGACCGACCGGACTACTCGACGAACGAGATCAACGTCGTGATGGGACTCTGTGACTATCGGCTCACCGACGAGGGCCGACAGCGCTTCCTCGACGCGGACTGGAAGGTCTCCGACGAAGCCGACCGCGTCGGCTACCGCTTCGAGGGCCCCGATATCAGGGAGATGTTCGAGGAGCGCGAGCAACCGTTCGGTGCCGGGACGGACGTCACCAACGTTGTCGACCTCGGCTACCCCGTCGGCTCCATCCAGATGGCCGGCCAGCCGATCATCCTGATGCGAGACGCCGTCACCGGCGGCGGCTACACCACCGTTGGAACGATCGTCAGCCCCGACCGCGGTGCGCTCTCGCAGTGTCGAACGCACAGCACCGTCGACTTCAACGCGGTCGACGTGGAGGAGGCACTCGAGATCCGTCGCGAGCGAGACGAACTGCTTGCGGACATTCAGGAGTCGCTGTAG
- a CDS encoding acetyl-CoA carboxylase biotin carboxylase subunit — protein sequence MINKVLVANRGEIAVRVMQAATELGIDTVAVYSDADETAKHVRRADEAAHVGSSVAGKSYLNQESLLEAAAETGADAIHPGYGFLAENESFARRVEDSEFIWIGPPADAMADFGEKTKARAIMNEAGVPIVPGTDEPIDDPARVKAFGDEHGYPVAIKADGGGGGRGLKVVENPGEAEEAFTNAKREGEAYFDNDAVYVERFLENPRHIEVQVIGDQHGNVRHLYERDCSVQRRQQKLIEETPSPVLDDETREELCEAARSGVAEAGYSNAGTVEFLYEDGEFYFLEVNARIQVEHTVTEAVTGIDIVKEQFRVAAGEELSFEQDEVETRGAAIEFRINAEDPYNDFSPTPGTLETYRPPTGMGVRVDDGVNEGDRISPFYDSLVGKFIVTAQDRTEILERSKRVLEETDVEGIATTIPFHLAVLEDDAFVDSEHTTKYLDEQFEGLDEV from the coding sequence ATGATCAACAAAGTACTCGTTGCGAATCGAGGCGAAATCGCGGTCCGCGTAATGCAAGCGGCAACCGAACTCGGAATCGACACCGTCGCCGTCTACAGCGACGCCGACGAGACGGCCAAACACGTCCGGCGCGCGGACGAAGCCGCTCACGTCGGCTCCTCCGTCGCCGGGAAGAGCTATCTCAACCAGGAATCGCTGCTCGAGGCGGCGGCCGAGACCGGTGCCGACGCGATTCACCCCGGCTACGGCTTCCTCGCGGAGAACGAGTCGTTCGCCCGCCGCGTCGAAGACTCCGAGTTCATCTGGATCGGGCCGCCGGCGGACGCGATGGCCGACTTCGGCGAGAAGACGAAGGCTCGAGCCATCATGAACGAGGCCGGCGTCCCGATCGTTCCCGGGACCGACGAGCCGATCGACGACCCCGCGCGAGTGAAAGCCTTCGGCGACGAGCACGGCTACCCCGTCGCGATCAAGGCCGACGGCGGCGGCGGCGGTCGCGGGCTGAAAGTCGTCGAGAATCCCGGCGAAGCCGAGGAGGCGTTCACGAACGCCAAACGAGAGGGCGAGGCGTACTTCGACAACGACGCGGTTTACGTCGAGCGCTTCCTCGAGAACCCACGCCACATCGAGGTGCAGGTCATCGGCGACCAGCACGGGAACGTCCGTCACCTCTACGAACGGGACTGCTCGGTGCAGCGCCGTCAGCAGAAACTCATCGAGGAGACGCCATCGCCGGTGCTCGACGACGAGACGCGGGAAGAACTGTGTGAAGCCGCACGGTCCGGCGTCGCCGAAGCCGGCTACAGCAACGCCGGAACCGTCGAGTTTCTCTACGAGGACGGCGAGTTCTACTTCCTCGAGGTCAACGCCCGAATTCAGGTCGAACACACTGTCACCGAGGCCGTGACGGGCATCGACATCGTCAAAGAACAGTTCCGGGTCGCCGCGGGCGAAGAACTCTCGTTCGAGCAGGACGAGGTTGAGACCCGTGGAGCGGCGATAGAGTTCCGCATCAACGCCGAGGATCCGTACAACGACTTTTCGCCAACCCCGGGCACCCTCGAGACGTACCGGCCACCGACGGGGATGGGCGTCCGCGTCGACGACGGCGTCAACGAGGGCGATCGAATCAGCCCGTTCTACGACTCGCTCGTCGGGAAGTTCATCGTCACCGCACAGGATCGAACGGAGATCCTCGAACGAAGTAAACGGGTCCTCGAGGAGACCGATGTCGAGGGGATCGCGACGACGATTCCGTTCCATCTCGCGGTGCTCGAGGACGACGCGTTCGTCGACAGCGAGCACACGACGAAGTACCTCGACGAGCAGTTCGAGGGGCTGGACGAGGTCTGA
- a CDS encoding HFX_2341 family transcriptional regulator: MQTHIVPVGFDYDRLIAPLVRDQIDVDSVILLEGAVGSEANVEYSRHLSEKLETDFRNLLGASTERFVLEDVYDYDAAFEQAYDLITAELDAGNEVWVNVAAMPRTVSFAFANAAHSLMVEREEDREGIHTYYTAPEKYLETELAEELREQISILEDIGTREAEIDGDRIDSRLESARNLLSEFDERGTTIGAKEIDGKHIVELPVASFSNVKPFEELILYKLGEDGEFDSVSELAESLARELNEEYTDSFRSKVIYNVDRLGPGGKGYIEREEHGKSYRTRLSRIGELWVRAHSDSDPDS, encoded by the coding sequence ATGCAAACCCACATCGTCCCGGTCGGCTTCGACTACGACCGGCTGATCGCGCCGCTAGTGCGCGATCAGATCGACGTCGACAGCGTCATTCTCCTCGAGGGTGCCGTCGGAAGCGAGGCCAACGTCGAGTACTCCCGGCATCTCTCGGAAAAGCTCGAGACCGACTTCCGGAACCTCCTGGGGGCGAGCACGGAGCGGTTCGTCCTCGAGGATGTCTACGACTACGACGCGGCGTTCGAGCAGGCCTACGACCTCATCACGGCGGAACTCGACGCCGGCAACGAGGTCTGGGTGAACGTCGCCGCGATGCCCCGCACCGTGAGCTTCGCGTTCGCCAACGCCGCCCACTCGCTGATGGTCGAACGCGAGGAGGACCGCGAGGGGATCCACACCTACTATACGGCCCCCGAAAAGTACCTCGAGACCGAACTCGCCGAGGAACTCCGCGAGCAGATCAGTATCCTCGAGGATATCGGTACGCGGGAGGCGGAGATCGACGGCGACCGAATCGACTCCCGCCTCGAGAGCGCCCGGAACCTCCTCTCGGAGTTCGACGAGCGCGGGACGACCATCGGGGCAAAGGAGATCGACGGCAAGCACATCGTCGAGTTGCCGGTCGCCTCCTTTTCGAACGTCAAACCGTTCGAGGAGCTCATTCTCTACAAACTCGGCGAGGACGGCGAGTTCGACTCGGTCTCCGAACTGGCCGAATCGCTCGCCCGCGAACTCAACGAGGAGTACACCGACAGCTTCCGCTCGAAGGTCATCTACAACGTCGACCGGCTGGGTCCCGGCGGGAAGGGGTACATCGAGCGCGAGGAACACGGGAAATCCTACCGTACCAGGCTTTCCAGGATCGGCGAACTGTGGGTGCGTGCACACTCCGATAGCGACCCCGACTCGTAG